A stretch of DNA from Larus michahellis chromosome 19, bLarMic1.1, whole genome shotgun sequence:
tTGCGCGCCCTCCATCGCCAACCCCCCCCCCTTCTCACTGCTTGGGAGGAAAACCTGCCTGGAGCCACGCAAGGGGCCCCACAGCAGAGGTGGCCTGGGCGCGCGGGCTTGGCAGAGCTCGGATCTCCACCTGGATTTAAGGGTGACGAGCTCTCCCTTGCCCTGGGGCAGGCTCCCTACTCCTGATACTTCTACTCAGAGGACTCATTTTCCGCGGTGGCTCAGAGAAAAGGTCCCTTTCCAGAGCGGGGTGCCCACACAGGGGGTTCCCACGCCACCAGCCGTCGCCACTCTGTCAACCAGCCCAAGGACAAACCAAACTGGCACCGTCGCAGCGGGGCATTGGGACCATCTGGAAAGGCTTTCCCTTCCTGCTCCGCCCCTGCACCCGCCGGGCTCCGGCTGCCTCTCCCACGCATCCTGCGGAGGATGCTCGCAGGAGGACCCAGCAGATGGGGCATGCGTGTGGGCTGGGGGCCCTACCCCGTCTCAACATGTGACCCTACGGTTTGTGTTTCGTGTTCGACCTCAAGCTCCGGCCGATGGCTCTAGCCCATCTTAACAaacaaaggcagaagagaaaggaaaaaaaaaaaaaagttagtctCAATGTTCCCCTCGTGGCTTCTCGGTGGTgagcgcccccccaccccggggcgggcGTCACCCGGGCACCCAGCTCTGGTTTGTGGGCTGCGGACCCCCGGGCAGCGCGGGCACGTTGAGCCCGTTCTGCGGTGGGAGAGCCGAGTCGAAGTTGAAGTCCATCTCATCGCTGTCCATAAAGTCATTCAGGATGATCGACTCCACATCGCACTCCAGGCTCCCGTTGAACATGTCCAGGTCCAGGTCTGCTGGGAACCTGTCTTGGCCCAACACTGGGGGGTGGACAGCCCCCGGGTAGGGGCCCTGCAGCGAATCCAGCAAGCTCATGTGTGCCCCTTGGTTATTAGCGTAGGAATGCAGGTGCCCGTGGTGCGGCATGGCCGTCATGCTGCACGTGTCACTGGGCAAGCTCATAAGGCTGACAGGATTAGCTAAGGCACTGGTGTTGACCGCAGGGTGGTGACCGGCTGGTGACGGGTGGTACAAAGCGTTGCTCTTCATGAGAGAGCCCGAGTGGGACGGGTAGGAGGACAAACCCTGCTCCCCGCTCCCGCACAGCAATGGGTTGTGTCTGTGGCCACGGGCCGGCACCATGGGGCTGGCCTGCGGCAGGGGCAGGTCCCCCGGGACCATGCTCTCCTTGTGCGCGTaggagatggaggagagcagGTCCTGCAGCGAGGCGTTCCTGTAGGAGCTGACGGGCGAGAAGGTGGCTTGCTTGTTCTCCTGGATGGTCTGCATGGGCAGGCGGCGCATGAGGCTCATGGCCGGCTGGCTGTAGATAGTCCCGCAGTAGGTGTTGGTGGCGGCCCCCATGGTGGAGCACTTGGAGTTGAAGGTGAAACTGGAGCTCCGCTGCCGCAGGGCGGCTGGGGGGAGCTGCTGCGAAGGGCTCATGGTGTAGCCGTCCTGCAGGTCCTCCAGCAtgctctccccgaggctctcgtTCAGGCTGATGGTGCCGGTCAGGTCGGTCAGCCGGGGCAGCTCCACGGAGCAGCGGGCGTTGAGGGAAGGAGACAtggtgctggaggggctggggtaCATCAGTGGAGAGGAGGGGGTGCCGTCGTCCTCCTCCAGCTCATCCGGCTCGTGGTTGGACATGATGGGCGAGAGGCGCCCGCTCAGTGTGCTGGCCGTGGAGTTGGCCCGCGTCCTGAAGTCCGCCCAGGCGTCGTACTCGTCGCTGGCGTGGGACGCGGGGCTCTCCGACCACTTGGCTTGCTGGGAGGAAGGGCTGTCCTCCCCGCGCTCCTGCGTcacctgcagctgcttctttttgctGGCCTTCCCCTTGATGCGCAGGAACTTGCTGTTGTTGTCCATGGAGACCGCCCGCCGGCGGGGCGTCTTCCCCGTCTTGCCGCCCTCAGGGTTCAGCATCCACCAGGAGCTCTTGCCGGTGCCCTCGTTCTGCACGCGGATGAAGCGGGTGTGCAGGGAGAGGTTGTGCCGGATGGAGTTCTGCGGAGACAGCAAGGACAGAGGGGACGGTCAGCAGCGGCTCCAGAgccccaggcaggagggggaTGACCACAGGGCTGGGGGTACCCGGGGCATCATGGGAGACCTGGGCTCCATCCCCTGGGACATCACAGAGGGGCAGGGCCGAGCGGGCTCAGCTGGGGGGTCTCTCCCACAGCGCTGCCAGGCATTTCACGCCCAGGAGCCCACGGGTCATGGCCCTTTGCTGCATCCATCCGCTGTCTATCGTCAGCACGATTACTGTCATGGCAGGGAGTGGGGGGAGTGTCTTTAGCATGTACCCCGGGGACCTgcaccagccctgcagcaggcaaGGCCAGGTCTCGGGGGACTCTTCTTCcctggcaggagcctggggagGGACAAGGCAAAGAGGACATAGAAAGGACAAGGAAAGCAGAGGCAGAGTCAGGACCATGCACAGGtccaggtcttctccatccctcccagccctggccaACCACTCTGGGAGCAGAGCCCGCCAGGATGCTCCCCACACAGCCTTGCCCACCAGCATGTCGGCAGAGGtcccagccccctgtccccaccccaccagcTCCATGGGCAGAGGGACTCCCTTTCCCCACACACTGCCCCACACCGACCCTCTGGAGCTGGCTCCAAACCCACGTTCCTGCCCGGCATCGTTCTGCGAtgtgctccctcctccctcaccGCCGGGCAGGGTGATGCATCGGCACCACCGCAGCCCAAAGCAACGTGTCAGCACCGGGTAAGCCAGACCTTGTCCCCAAAACGCCCGTCACTCTCTGCCAGCAGGGCCGGGAGCGCAGGCGGAGGGCGTCTGGTTCCCTGCGCCTCTGcaggctgggacagggacagaaGACACAAGCCCTGCCCAAGAAGCTGGGGGTACCACAGCACAGAGGGTCTGCAACGCCAGCTACAAACCCCACTGCCCACACAAGGCGGGGGACTGCTTTGCTCCCAGACAATCCTGGCTCCCTGCATCCACACCCAGCGCCGCGGAGGGGTTCACACTGAGCAGCACTCCGTTCCTCTGGCTCTCGTCTGCCCTGCAGCGCCGAGCAGCGCACGGGCTGGAGCGGGGATGGCCGtgcagaaggcaggaggaggcaagGAGCTTGCACCAGGGCCACATCCCAACGCGAGCATCCCCAGCTGCCACTAACCACGGGGCGACGTGCTGGGATGCCCCTGGGGAGATGCCTTCAAAGCTCCGGCCAGGGGAAGAGCGGGGGTGAGGACATCTGCCTCTTGCAGCCCGTGGGATGCCGCTCCAgctccccgtgcctcagtttccccagggtcCACAGGGGAAAGGGAAGACGCAGAGCCCAGAGAAGCATCACCCCGCGGTGCTGCGGCGCTGCCGTGGGCTGGGGGCTCGGCAGGGGCTGctgagggcagggagctgctcctgcccctgcccagccgcggggggacggggagggggaaggaaccAAGGTGCCGGGGAGAAAGTTTGGTGCCGTTGCTGGCGTACAGCGGAATACTAATGAAGAGGCGAGTGAGCTCCAGCCTCATCTATCATATTATGTAACGGCTTACTTCTCTGCACTTCATTTATTTGGAGATTGCTCCCAGGCTGGCTCCTCGCCAGCAGCCACCAAATCCAAGTCTACAGAAATCAATCTCGCGCTGACTGATTAAGCCGTGTTTAGAACTAATTGCTCCTTCGTGTGTGGGGAGAATAAATTACGGGCTTTAATTTCACATCTTTAAAATGCAACTGCAGGTATGGGCTAGCCGTTAACCCCTTCCTGCGCGGCCCCCGGTACATCTGCGGAGGGGGCAGGCCGTGGCTGGCACGGATCCGGGAACAGGCTGGGACAGGCGGCGGTGGCTGCCCGTGCCACTGCTCATCGCCGTCAGCCAGAGCAAGCCAAGCCCTGGGCCAGCCAGCCTGGCAGGGAGAGctctccctgacccccccagacacctCTCCCTTCAGCCACAGGGTGACCCAAGCTCCTCTCCATGCCACCGAGCCATGATGCAAGTGGCAGGGGACAGAGCATGTGGCCATCATTGCATTTGCAGAGCCAGAGCCCCCAGCCGGATCAGCCCCGTGGTGCCACCTTGCACCCACACACATCATCCAGGGGTGTGGGGACACCCCGGCAGGGCTTGCTGTGCACCCTTGTAGGTTTGGGGACCCCCGATATAGGGGGTCCCTCGCTGGCCAGCGCTCCCCGGGTCTGCTCAGCCCCAgaggcaggagatgctgcagctcTGCATGACTGGGGCTGAGCTGCCGTGCCTGGCacagagagagggagcagggtttggggggtttgggaACACCACGGCTGGATGGGGGTGACATTCATCAGGGTGATAACCTCCTCTGCAACTCCCTCTGCTTGGCAGCTCCAGCACAGGGCACGCAGGCACCCAGCACCACCCATGGACCTGGAGCCATGGTGGGGCTGGTGCCGGGCAGGGGACCGGGCTGGCGGGGTCAGgctgcggagggagaggaggggagggcaggctgctgcctcttctgcagcGGAGCTTCATTAACAGCCAAAAGACAGCAGCAATTAAGTGCAAGGCACGGCGAGCCTGGCTCTCTCCTCATTAGCACCCCGATGTGCTCAGCTGGCCACGGCTCGGGGTGCAcggcgcagggcagggggctgcacgGGGGCGGGATGGGAGCTTATTAAcaccaggcaggcagggacctcttcacccaccaccaccccggcagcccccagcccccagcatcccacagcccccagcatcccacagcacCCAGCCCCGGGCTAGCAGGGAGCAGTCCATGACGACACGGCCCGAAATGTGGGGCTCAGCTCCTGGCCAGGCCCTGGCAGTGTGACAATGTGTGAGGGGACATCAGGGCAGGCAATAcctccctggcagcagc
This window harbors:
- the FOXO6 gene encoding forkhead box protein O6, which produces MEEKLQAHQVEIDPDFEPQSRPRSCTWPLPHPDFAAEEEDGGAAGGPPALAAGGGEGTENAAAPVERRGAAAASLPPPGADVGQLRKAKTSRRNAWGNLSYADLITKAIESSPEKRLTLSQIYDWMVRYVPYFKDKGDSNSSAGWKNSIRHNLSLHTRFIRVQNEGTGKSSWWMLNPEGGKTGKTPRRRAVSMDNNSKFLRIKGKASKKKQLQVTQERGEDSPSSQQAKWSESPASHASDEYDAWADFRTRANSTASTLSGRLSPIMSNHEPDELEEDDGTPSSPLMYPSPSSTMSPSLNARCSVELPRLTDLTGTISLNESLGESMLEDLQDGYTMSPSQQLPPAALRQRSSSFTFNSKCSTMGAATNTYCGTIYSQPAMSLMRRLPMQTIQENKQATFSPVSSYRNASLQDLLSSISYAHKESMVPGDLPLPQASPMVPARGHRHNPLLCGSGEQGLSSYPSHSGSLMKSNALYHPSPAGHHPAVNTSALANPVSLMSLPSDTCSMTAMPHHGHLHSYANNQGAHMSLLDSLQGPYPGAVHPPVLGQDRFPADLDLDMFNGSLECDVESIILNDFMDSDEMDFNFDSALPPQNGLNVPALPGGPQPTNQSWVPG